One window from the genome of Rhinolophus ferrumequinum isolate MPI-CBG mRhiFer1 chromosome 10, mRhiFer1_v1.p, whole genome shotgun sequence encodes:
- the LGALS1 gene encoding galectin-1 produces MACGLVASNLNLKPGECLRVRGEVAPDAKSFVLNLGKDSNNVCLHFNPRFDIHGDTNTIVCNSKDDGVWGTELREPAFPFQPGSVTEVCISFDQADLSIKLPDGYTFKFPNRLNLEAINYLAAEGDFKIKCVAFE; encoded by the exons ATGGCTTGT GGTCTGGTCGCCAGCAACCTGAATCTCAAACCTGGGGAGTGCCTCAGAGTGCGGGGCGAGGTGGCCCCCGACGCCAAAAG CTTCGTGCTGAACCTGGGCAAAGACAGCAACAACGTGTGCCTGCACTTCAACCCTCGCTTCGATATACATGGGGATACGAACACAATTGTGTGTAACAGCAAGGATGACGGGGTCTGGGGGACGGAACTGCGGGAGCCTGCCTTTCCCTTCCAGCCTGGAAGTGTCACGGAG GTGTGCATCTCCTTCGACCAGGCAGACCTGAGCATCAAGCTGCCAGATGGATACACATTCAAGTTCCCCAACCGCCTCAATCTGGAGGCCATCAACTACCTGGCAGCAGAGGGTGACTTCAAGATCAAGTGTGTGGCCTTTGAGTGA